Within the Enterobacter bugandensis genome, the region CATTCATTGAAGGGAAATTGTTATGAAGAAAGTACTGTATGGCATTTTTGCCATATCTGCACTTGCGGCGACGTCTGTCTATGCAGCTCCGGTCCAGGTCGGGGAAGCAGCAGGGTCGGCAGCGACGTCTGCGTCTGCGGGAAGTTCTACCGCAGCCAGCACCAGCACCGTAAGTTCAGCCGTGGGTGTCGCGCTGGCGGCAACCGGTGGCGGTGATGGCTCCAATACCGGAACCACGACCACTACGACAACCAGCACCCAGTAATACCGGGTGTTTTAATCATAACCACACTTCGGTGTGGTTATTTCGCCCCTTCGGAGAAGAGTCGTGAAGCGACCTGCAATCATTCTGATTTGCCTGCTGTTGCAGGCGTGCTCAGCCACCACCAAAGGGCTGGGTCATTCACTGTGGGAAAGCCTGTTCGGCACGCCGGGCGTTCATCTGACCGATGACGAACTTCAGAACATGCCGTACGCCAGCCAGTACATGCAGCTAAACGATGGCCCGCAACTGTTTGTGGTGCTCGCTTTCGATGAAAACGGGCAGCAGAAATGGGTGACGCAGGATCAGGCCACCATCGTCACGCAGCATGCCCGAATTGTGAAAACGCTGCTCGGCGGCGACAACTTGCTCGAGGTGAATAATCTCGCCGAAGATCCGCTCATCAAGCCAAATCAGATCGTCGACGGCGCAAGCTGGACGCGCACGATGGGCTGGACCGAGCACAAGCAGGTGCGCTACGCCACGGCCCGCTCCACCTTCCGCTGGGACGGTACGGACAACGTGAAAGTCGGCAGCGACGAAACTCAGGTGCGCGTATTGGATGAGAAGGTGACAACCGACCAGGCCACCTGGCATAACCGCTTCTGGATCGACGAGGATGGGCAGATCCGTCAGTCCTTGCAGTATCTCGGTGCCGGTTTCTTCCCGGTGAAAACCACCCTGATCAAGGCGGCGAAATCATGAAAACGCTCATCCACGCTGCGCTTCTCGCCAGCCTTGCCGCGCCGCTGGCATGGTCCGCAGGAACGGTAAAGGTCTACACGCCGGACAGTGAAAAACCCAAAACCTTAACCAACGCCGAGCATCTGCTCGATCTCGTCGGGCAGCCAAGGCTTGCCAACAGCTGGTGGCCGGGAGCGGTGATCGGCGAGCGTCAGGCGACGGTTAAGGCGGAGCAGGAACACCGTGCCCTGCTGGCCCGCCTGACGAGCCTGGCGGAGCAGGAAGACGGCGACGATGCCGCGGCCATTAACAGCGTTCGCCAGCAGCTTCAGGCGCTGAAGGTGACAGGCCGCCAGAAAGTTAATCTTGATCCAGATGAAGTGCGCGTCACTGAAAAGGGCAACCCCACGCTTGAAGGGATGTACACCCTCTGGCTTCCGGTGAAGCCGACGACGGTGACCGTGATGGGGCTTATCAGCAGCCCCGGTAAAAAGCCCTTTACGCCCGGTCGCGACGTGGCGAGCTATCTCGACGAACAAAGCCTGCTGAGCGGCGCGGATAACAGCTACGCATGGATTATTTATCCAGACGGGCATACGCAAAAAGCGCCGGTGGCGTACTGGAATAAACGCCATATCGAACCCATGCCGGGCAGCATCATTTTTGTCGGTTTTGCCGACCATTTCTGGACGAAGGCATATGACGGGCTTAACGCCGATATCCTTCACTCCCTGACACAGCGGATACCGGAAGAATGAAAAGAACCTATCTCTACAGCATGCTGGCGCTCTGCGTAAGCGCCGCCTGCCATGCAGAAACGTATCCGGCACCTGTTGGCCCGTCTCAGTCAGACTTCGGCGGCGTCGGTTTACTGCAAACGCCTACCGCACGCATGGCGCGTGAAGGGGAAATTAGCCTTAACTACCGCGATAACGACCAGTATCGCTACTATTCCGCCTCCGTACAGCTTTTCCCGTGGCTTGAAACCACGCTGCGCTACACCGACGTGCGTACGAAACAGTACAGCAGCGTCGACGCCTTCTCCGGCGATCAGACCTACAAAGATAAAGCCTTCGACGTCAAACTGCGCCTGTGGGAAGAGAGCTACTGGATGCCGCAGGTCTCCGTGGGTGCAAAAGATATCGGCGGGACCGGCCTGTTCGACGCGGAATACATCGTGGCCAGCAAGGCCTGGGGACCGTTTGATTTTTCTCTCGGTCTTGGCTGGGGCTATCTCGGCACCAGCGGCAACGTTAAAAACCCGTTCTGTACCTACAGCGATAAATACTGCTACCGCGATAACAGCTACAAGAAAGCCGGTTCCATCAACGGCGACCAGATGTTCCACGGCCCGGCCTCGCTGTTCGGTGGTGTGGAATACCAGACGCCGTGGCAGCCGCTGCGCCTGAAGCTGGAGTACGAAGGGAACGACTACTCGCAGGACTTCGCCGGGAAG harbors:
- the yjbE gene encoding exopolysaccharide production protein YjbE, whose amino-acid sequence is MKKVLYGIFAISALAATSVYAAPVQVGEAAGSAATSASAGSSTAASTSTVSSAVGVALAATGGGDGSNTGTTTTTTTSTQ
- a CDS encoding YjbF family lipoprotein, encoding MKRPAIILICLLLQACSATTKGLGHSLWESLFGTPGVHLTDDELQNMPYASQYMQLNDGPQLFVVLAFDENGQQKWVTQDQATIVTQHARIVKTLLGGDNLLEVNNLAEDPLIKPNQIVDGASWTRTMGWTEHKQVRYATARSTFRWDGTDNVKVGSDETQVRVLDEKVTTDQATWHNRFWIDEDGQIRQSLQYLGAGFFPVKTTLIKAAKS
- a CDS encoding capsule biosynthesis GfcC family protein; its protein translation is MKTLIHAALLASLAAPLAWSAGTVKVYTPDSEKPKTLTNAEHLLDLVGQPRLANSWWPGAVIGERQATVKAEQEHRALLARLTSLAEQEDGDDAAAINSVRQQLQALKVTGRQKVNLDPDEVRVTEKGNPTLEGMYTLWLPVKPTTVTVMGLISSPGKKPFTPGRDVASYLDEQSLLSGADNSYAWIIYPDGHTQKAPVAYWNKRHIEPMPGSIIFVGFADHFWTKAYDGLNADILHSLTQRIPEE